TAACCGGTCCTGATTTAGTAACTACGACAATGTTCTCAACATTATATAAGTTTTTCAAATTTGCAATTGAGTAATTGTTCCGCTCTACAAAGACAGTCCCTAACTCTGAAGCAAACATACGTCCTATTGATTCGTCAGTACCAGTAGCGTTACGAACTGTTGTTACAACAGCATGAGCCATGAATAATCCACCTATCTAATTTATATACGTTTAAACATCTTTGCTAAATCTCTATGGCTGAATTTTATTATTGCGGGTCGCCCATGGGGACAATTGTAAGGTAACTCGGTTTTAAATAAATCTTCTAATAAAGCTTTGATTTGTCGCATATTCAAAGTATCGCCAGCCTTAATGGCAGCTCTGCAGGCGGCAGTCTGCAAGCATGCATGACGTAATTCACTAGGAGCCGGATTATGCATGTCTGTCAACTTAACTAATATTTCCCTTAATATGTTTTCCGCCTCCGAGGTAGGTATATCGGCAGGCACTTCTAAAAGCCGCATTATGTTCGGCCCGACTTGGTCTAGAGTAAAACCTAAGCTATGGAATACCTCGGCATTAGCCTCAATAATATTAAGCTCGCCAGCATCAGATTCCATAAATATTGGTGTTAAAAGCTGCTGGACCGGAATACGACCAACTGAATTGCACATTTTATCATATAAAATACGTTCATGAGCTGCATGCTGGTCAATAATATACAAACCATCTTGGCCCCTGGCTACTATAAAACAGTCATCTAATTGACCTAATGGCTGAAAATATGCCTGCTCTTCAGAAGTACTATTATCAGAAGGGGATCCATCACTATTTTGAAATAATAGTACTGGATTTTGTTGGTGAATGGTTTCTTGTACCATTCTAAGCGGCATCATGTCTTCTCGCCATAAAGATACTGTTTCCTGCGGCTTAGGGTAACTCTTGGGAATGCTCGTTGATACATTCACTTTTGCCGGTTTAATGGGAATATCTAACGAAACTGCTAGATTTTTATGATCTCGTGTTGCTTCTTTTAGAGCATTTGATACAGCTTTATAAACTAATCGATAAATTATTTGATCGTTACTAAATTTGACTTCACTTTTTTGGGGATGCACATTTATATCAATATAGTCATTAGGGACTACTATATTAACTACGACTAAAGGGTATCCAACCTTTGGCAAAAGTGAGTGGTAAGCACTATCGACTGCTTTAGCAATAAACCGGCTTTGAATTACCCTTGAATTTACTAGAAAGGTCTGCCAACTTCGACTACTTTTCAGTATCGAGGGTTTCGATATATAACCGGTTATTTCAATGCTATCCTCCAAAAGTAAGATTGGTAAAAGTTCACTAGCAATTTTATGCCCGTAAATACCTGAAATCGCATCAGCTAAATTATTGGTACCCGGCGTTGAAAATACTAACTTGTTATTATTTATAAACTTTATCGATATTTCAGGATGCGAAAGGGCAAGTTTCATTAAGATATTACTTATATAGTTACTTTCAGTAGCATTAGTCTTAAGAAACTTTTGCCGGGCTGGCGTATTAAAAAACAGGTTCGAAACAGTAATGGTTGTTCCCACATTACTTCCAGCGTCACGTAATTCTACTAACTTTCCGCCTTCTACTTCAACAAATGTAGCAAGAGAATCGGTATGAAGTCTTGTTGTTAAAGTAAACTTCGAAACGGAAGCAATGCTTGGCAGAGCCTCGCCGCGAAATCCTAGCGTACTAATTTGTGTTAAGTCATCGACTAGTCGTATTTTACTTGTTGCATGCCTAAGAATAGCTAATTCAGCATCAGCTCGACTCATACCAATTCCATCATCAGTAACTCTTATAAATTTAGTCCCGCCATCGGAAATTTCAACTTCGATTTTCGAGCTAGATGCGTCAATTGAATTTTCAACTAGTTCTTTGACAACTGACGCGGGCCGTTCTACTACTTCACCCGCTGCTATTTTATTTGCTGTATTCTCGTCTAAAATGTGTATAGTCGATAGTCTGTTCATATCTTACCAACTTCCTGCTTGGCTTGTATTTGCAGTTGGTACAAAATATTTAATGCTTCAAGTGGTGTAATGGTCATCAAATCAATTTTTGTGAGTTCTTCGGCAAGCGAGCTGCCAAATAGAGACATTGGCTGCGATATCATTGCAGCTTCTTCGGGTGCTACTACCTGTCTTTGCGGACAGCTTTCATGCTCATCTAACAATTTTTTAGCTCGTTCAATAACTTTTTTAGGCAGGCCTGCCAATTGGGCAACATAAATACCATAGCTTTTGTCCGCACCGCCGGGAACGATGCGACGCAAAAACACTACTTCGTTGCCACGTTCCTTTACGGCAACAGAATAG
This sequence is a window from Veillonellaceae bacterium. Protein-coding genes within it:
- the mutL gene encoding DNA mismatch repair endonuclease MutL, which encodes MNRLSTIHILDENTANKIAAGEVVERPASVVKELVENSIDASSSKIEVEISDGGTKFIRVTDDGIGMSRADAELAILRHATSKIRLVDDLTQISTLGFRGEALPSIASVSKFTLTTRLHTDSLATFVEVEGGKLVELRDAGSNVGTTITVSNLFFNTPARQKFLKTNATESNYISNILMKLALSHPEISIKFINNNKLVFSTPGTNNLADAISGIYGHKIASELLPILLLEDSIEITGYISKPSILKSSRSWQTFLVNSRVIQSRFIAKAVDSAYHSLLPKVGYPLVVVNIVVPNDYIDINVHPQKSEVKFSNDQIIYRLVYKAVSNALKEATRDHKNLAVSLDIPIKPAKVNVSTSIPKSYPKPQETVSLWREDMMPLRMVQETIHQQNPVLLFQNSDGSPSDNSTSEEQAYFQPLGQLDDCFIVARGQDGLYIIDQHAAHERILYDKMCNSVGRIPVQQLLTPIFMESDAGELNIIEANAEVFHSLGFTLDQVGPNIMRLLEVPADIPTSEAENILREILVKLTDMHNPAPSELRHACLQTAACRAAIKAGDTLNMRQIKALLEDLFKTELPYNCPHGRPAIIKFSHRDLAKMFKRI